The Phycisphaerae bacterium region CTTCGGCAGGGGCTTGGTATCGGTGCTGGGTAGGGGATTGACGAGACATGGCTGATACACTGCAAGACAAGACCGAACCCGCAACCCCGCGACGACGGGAGGAAGCTCGCGAGCGAGGTCAGGTGGCTAGGAGTTCGGACTTCACCTCGGCCGTGGTGCTCCTGGGGGCGATTGTCGTTCTGTACGTGAGTCGGGACACCATCACCGGGCGGTTGCTCGCTGTGCTGCGCCTGTGTCTTGATCCAGATGACACCTCTGCGGTCGACTCCGCTCAGATGGTCCCAATGCTGATGATCGCCGGTCGGGCCGTCGCGGAGATCCTGGCGCCCCTGATGCTGGCGGTGACGATCATCGCCCTGGTGATCTCGTTCGGCCAGGTGGGCGTGGTCTTCTCCTGGGAGACGATCAAGCCGGGCCTGGACAAGATGAATCCCCTCGCCGGCCTCAAGCGGATGTTCAGCGCTCGTTCTTTCGTCCACCTGCTCATGGGCTTGGCCAAGATGTGTGTGCTTGTGGGAGTTGCTTACTACACGCTCCGCGGCAAGCTGAACAGCCTGGCCGAGGCGGCTCTGCTGTCGCATTTGGCCTTGGCTCAGATGACCATCGACCTGGTCTTCACGCTCGGACTTCGCCTGGCGATGGCTTTGCTAGTCCTGGCCATCATTGACCTGGTCTACCAGAAGTGGAAGCTCGAGAAGGACCTGCGGATGACCAAGGAAGAGGTCCGCGAGGAGCTGCGGAGAATGGACGGCGATCCACACATCAAACGTCGCCGGCGCGAGCTGCAGATGCAGTTGGCGATGCGACGGATTCGCGCCGCGGTGCCCAAGGCCGATGTCGTGGTAACCAACCCCACCCACTTCGCGGTGGCCCTCCAGTATGACTCGGAAACGATGTCCGCCCCGACGGTGACGGCTAAGGGAGCCGACCATCTGGCTCAGTTGATCCGCACCTTGGCGATCGAGCATGGCGTGCCGATCGTTGAGCGGCCGCCGCTGGCTCGGGCCCTGTATCAGAGCGTCGAAGTCGGCCAGGAGATCCCCGCCCAATTCTATCGGACCGTGGCGGAGGTCCTGGCTTATGTCTATGAGTTGGCCGGGCAAAGCGACCGGCGCCGCCCGACCACGGCCGCACCGGCGGGTGTTTCATTGAACTGAGGGAACGGTAGTCCATGGCCGGACCGGCATTCATGCAATCGAAGCCCTTCAAGTGGTTGGAAGGCAACCGGGCGATGCTGCTGCCCCTCGGGGCCACGCTGCTGATCTTCGTCCTGCTGGTTCCGCTTCCCACTCAGATGCTCGATGTTCTACTCGCCGGGAACATCACCCTGGCCGCGATCATCATGCTGACCGTGATGTACCTGCGGCATCCCCTGGAGCTTTCCTCGTTCCCCTCGCTGCTGCTGGCCACGACGCTCTTCCGGTTGGTGCTCAACGTCGCCACCACGCGTCTCATCCTGTCCAACGGCCAGTCGGGCATGGACGCCGCTGGCCAAGTGGTCCGGGTCTTCGGCAATTTCGTCACCGCCGGGAACCTCACCGTCGGCGTCATCATCTTCACCATCCTGACGGTGATCCAATTCGCGGTCATCACCAAGGGCGCCACACGTATCGCTGAAGTGGCCGCCCGGTTCACCCTCGATGGCATGCCCGGCAAGCAAATGGCCATTGACGCCGACCTGAACGCGGGCATCATCGACGAGAAGGAAGCCCGCCGCCGACGCGAAGAGATCGCCGCCGAAGCCGACTTCTACGGAGCCATGGACGGGGCCTCGAAGTTCGTCCGCGGCGATGCCGTCGCCGGCCTGATCATCACCCTGGTGAACATCATCGGTGGACTCTACGTCGGCATGGTCGAGCACGGCATGCTGGTCATAGACTGCATCCGGGTCTATACCACGTTGACCATCGGCGATGGACTGGTGGCCGCCATTCCGGCGTTTCTCATCTCCATCTCGGCCGGCATGCTCGTGACCCGGAGCAGCGCCCGCTCGAACCTGGGTGAGGATCTTCTGTCCCAACTCACCGCCCGTCCCGTCGCCCTGGTTCTGGCCGCCGTTTTTCTGGGCTTCCTCTCGCTCACCCCGCTGCCGAAGATCCCCCTGATCGCCCTGGCGGCTGGCTGCGGAGGAGTGGCGTTCTTCCTGACCACTACTCGAGCGACTGCGGCCGCCGACGCCGCCATCAAGGCCAAAGAGGAGGCCAGGAAGCCCGAAAGGGTGGAGTCCCTCCTGACCATTGATCCGATGGAACTGGAGGTGGGTTACGGGCTGATCCGAATTGTCGACCGCAAGCAAGGGGGTGACTTGCTCGATCGGATCACCAACATTCGACGGCAGACCGCCACCGAGTTGGGCATCGTCGTGCCCCCCATTCGCGTCCGCGATCATCTTCGGCTTGAGCCCAACCGGTACGTGGTCAAGCTCCGCGGCGTCGAGGTTGCCCGCGGCGAATGTATGCCCGGTTATCTGCTGGCCATCGATAACGGCCAGGTGAGTGTGCCCGTCCCAGGCCTGGAGACGCGAGAACCGGCGTTCGGCCTGCCCGCCCTCTGGATCAACGAGGACCACAAGGCCGACGCTGAGCAGCGGAACTACACGGTCGTTCCTCCTTCCAGCGTCCTGGCCACCCACCTCAAGGAGATCATCAAGCGATATGCCGATGAGTTGCTGACCCGCGAGCAGACCCACCGACTCCTGGATACCCTCAAGGAGAAGTCGCCCAAGGCGGTCGAGGACGTGATCCCCGAGGTCGTCAAAGTGGGGGAAGTGCAGAGGGTCCTGCAGAACCTGCTTCGCGAACGGGTGCCGGTCCGCGACCTCGAGACCATCCTCGAGACCATGGCCGAATGGGCACCTCGTACCAAGGACACGGACATTCTCTCAGAATATGCCAGGAATGCTCTGGCAAGAACGATCTGTCAGATGTATAAGGACGACAAGAACATGGTCCGCGTGGTGACGCTGGACCCGAAACTGGAGGATCTGGTCGGCGCTCACATCGAGCGCAGCGAACGCGGAGCGTTTCTGAACTTGCCGCCCGAGACTCAGAATCGGCTGGTTCGGGCCATCCGCGATCGCGTCGAGCAGTCAACACCCAGTGCAGGAGGCCAAACGGTGGCGGTCCTCTGCTCGCCGCAGATCAGGATGTGGGTGCGGCGACTCATCGAACCCTCCCTGCAACACGTTCCGGTGTTGGCCTACAACGAAATTGTTCGTGGTATCGAGGTGCAGTCCCTGGGATTGGTGGTACTGAACGATGGAGCTTAAGACCTATCAGGCTCACTCGATGGCCGAGGCTCTTGAGAAGGTTAAGCGCGAACTCGGCCCCGACGCGGTTATCCTGAACACCCGAACCATTCGCAGGGGGGGCGTACTCGGCGTCGGGGCGAGAGACGTCATCGAGATCACCGCCAGCCGCGATCGCAACGCTCTGCCGGCCGTCGAACGACGGGCGATGGCCTATCGGGCGGCCAGCGCTGCGGGGCGACCTTCCCCCGCCGCCGAGCCCCTTCGATCAGCATCCAGCCGCCCCTCGCTTCAGCCTCCCTCATCGCAACCTCTGGTCCAAAAAGATCTTAGCGCTGAGGAGGGGCTCGGTGATCGAGGTTCGACCCAGGTTTCGGCTTTCACCTCCGGGCTGCGCGACGAGATGCGCGAAATTCGGGGCATGGTCAGCGAGCTGCTCAATCGACCGACCGTGGCCGCTCCCGCCGCACCGGCCGTGCCCGCCGAGTTCCAGGACTACTACACCCGCCTGCTTCAGAACGCTGTGGCCGAGGAACTGGCCCGCGAAGTCATCGCCAAGGCTCGTGAGCGCCTCGACGATTGCCGCACCCGAATCCTGTCTGGAGTGGCCGCCCGACTCGACCACGCCCAGGCGGAGGAGAAAGTCGCCGCGAAGCTGAACGAGCTCATTCCCGCGGTGCTCTCCGAGTGCATCGAACGCATGCTCCCCGCAGCCGAGCCGGTGACCGGTGAGGCCGGCGATCCACCCAAGGTCATGGCGCTGGTCGGACCGACAGGCGTGGGTAAGACGACGACCATTGCCAAACTCGCCGCCCAATTCCGTCTGCGTGAACACAAGACCGTCGGCCTGATCACGATTGACACCTACCGGATCGCGGCCGTAGACCAGCTGAAGGCCTACGCCGACATCATGAGTCTCCCCCTGGAAGTGGTGTTTACCCCAGAGGAACTTGGTGCCGCGATCGTCAAACTGCGTCACTGCGACCTCATCCTGATCGATACCTCCGGGCGCAGCCATCGCGACCTGCAGCGATTGGGCGAGTTGCGGGCCTTCTTGGACGCCGCCCGCCGGGCAGCGGAACCGTCGCGGAAACCCCGGGGTCAGGCCGCCCGGCTCAAACACGCGACCGGCGACACTCCCAAGCGTGGTTCCGGGCGCGGGGCAGCGTCGGCCAAGAAGCGACTCGAAGTCCATCTGCTTCTGTCCTGCACATGTCACCAGGATCAGCTGCTCCAGGTGGCCGAGCGGTTCGCCGCTCTGGACGTCGATCGGGTGGTGTTTACCAAGTTGGACGAAGCGGTCGGCTTGGGCGTGATCCTCAACGTCGCCAGTCGTCTTAAATGGCGCATGTCCTACTTGACGACCGGGCAGGAAGTGCCGGATGATATTGAAATAGGGCATCGGCGGCGGATCGCGGAGATGCTGCTGCGTCCAGAGTCGGATGCGACGGCCGAGGGCCGCTCATCCTCGACCCAAGCCGGCATCGCGTCCGTGGATCAGCTCGCATAGGACCTCGGGGTCGGGGGTGTACGACCGGAGGCCAGGATGTTCCGACATGAGGGTGGTAGTGGTCGCCTCGATCAGGCGAGCCGCTTGCGCCGCATGATGACCGTACCGGAGGCGACCGCCTCGCCGGACCATCCTGCCGCTCATGTCATTGCTGTGGTCAGCGGCAAGGGCGGCGTGGGCAAAACGTTTATTTCCGCCAATCTCGCGATCGCTCTTTCTGCCCGTGGTCATCGGGTCGTTCTCTTCGACCTCGACATGGGCTTGGCTAACACCGACATCATCCTGGGTGTCGAGGCCGCGGTTACCTGGCCCGAAGTGCTCGGGGGTCGTCGCTCGCCCGGCGAGGTGATCATTCAGGGACCCGGTGACATCGCCTTCGTGCCCGGCGCGTCGGGTATGGCCAATATCGCCAACCTCTCCGAGTTCGAGCGCCACCAGCTCCTGGCGGTCATGGAGGAAATCGAGAGTCGCTACCATGTCTGCATCCTGGACTGCGGGGCGGGCATCTCCCGCAACGTCGTGACACTGGCCGCCTCCGCGGATACCCTCCTGGTGGTGACCACGCCCGAGCCGACCGCCGTCACCGACGCCTACGCCACAATCAAGGCATTCGCTCAGGAGAGACAGCGCGCCGCCGATTCTGGTATGGGCGGTTCCATGGGTGTGATCGTCAATCAGGCACTCAGTCGCCGGGAGGGCCGGGACACCTACGAGCGCCTGGCCGGTGTCGCCGCGCGCTTCCTGCATGTACCGGTCACCGACTACGGCTATATCCTCGTCGACGAACATGTTCCCGCCGCCGTTCGTCAGCGCCGCCCGGTCCTGCTCGATTACCCCCGATGCGCGGCCAGCAGCTGCATCATGGCCACGGCCGGGCGGCTCTCCCGCGAGTTGGGCCGTCCGGAAGCCCGGCAGAGCCTGTTTTATCGGGTCATTAGCCTGTTCATCTGACCCGCCCGGTGACCTTGCCCCGGCCGCTGTTTTTGAGTTAAAGCTATCGATCGCCAGTGCCGTTACTCTTGAAACGATGATTCACGGCGACAAGGACGTTGCGTGATGATCAGACTCTGTGGAGCTTGCTTAGCTCTATTCGCGTTCTCGATCACGGTCCTGCTGGGTCTATCCGCCGGCAACCCGATCGAGGTGATTCTCCCTCGGGCAATTTGGGCGCTCGTTCTGTTCTGTGCAATCGGTTTGAGTGCTGGTTGGGTGGGCAGTCGCATACTCGATGAGCACGCCCTGCGGCGCAGTCGCGAGATGTTCACGGAAGTGGACGAATCCGAGGCTCAGCATGAGCCCCAGGCGCCAGGCGGAGATGCCGGCGCTGCCAAGACACCTGTGGGGCAAAAACGAGCCGAGGTGAGGGCGGGTGCAGGTACGGCCGCTCCCGCGGGCGCCACATCAAGCGCAAGAGCGCCTGCCACGGCCGGTGGGGGACCCCGGTGACCTGAACGGCTCGCCAGGGGTGGCTGATCAACGACCTATGGGGAGGTGATGGATGGCCGACCTCGATACGGACATCCAGCAGGTCTGGTTGGATTACAAACAAAGTGGTGATCGCCGGTTGCGGAATATGCTCATGGAGCATTACCTGCCCCTCGTTCGCTACACCGCCGAGCGGGTGGCCACCAAGCTACCCAGCGAGGTAGATACCGACGACCTCGTTTCCGCCGGCACGTTCGGGCTCCTCGACGCCATCGAAGCCTTCGATCTCAGCCGCGGCGTCAAGTTCGAGACCTACTGCTCCGCACGCATCCGCGGCGCAATCCTCGACGAGCTCCGAACCATGGATTGGGTGCCGCGGCTTGTTCGCAGCCGGGCTCATCGGCTTGAGGTCGCCACTAAAGCCCTCCGAGCAGAATTGGGGCGACTTCCCTCCGACGATGAGGTGGCGCATCGATTGGGACTCAGCAAGGCCGAGTTTCACAAGCTCATGCGCGACGCCAACGCCGTGTCGCTCGTCTCGCTCTCACGCAAGTACCACGACGAAGATTCCACCCGCGAACTCCAGGAGATCGACGTCCTCGAGGACCGCCAGAGCGAAGACCCCTTCAACGAACTGCAGAAACGCGACATGCGCGACGTCATCATGAGCGGCCTGAGTCGTATCGAACGACTCATCGTCGTGCTCTATTACTACGAGCAGATGACCATGAAGGAGATCGGCTCGACCCTCGACCTCTCCGAAAGCCGGGTGAGCCAGCTTCATTCCAGCATCCTCAGTCGGCTGACGCATCAACTCATCCGCAAGTCCTAGCCGGACAGAGTACTCATGGTGGATGGTCAGCCGCTCCCCTGGCTCCTGTTCCGCAACCACGTTAGACTGTCCTGTGTTTCAGTCCCGCTTGCTCGTGATCGGGGAGGGTCCGACCATGCAACCCACGGTTCAGCGAAGAGACCTGCTGAAGGCCGGAGCTGCCGCTGCAATGGCTGCAGCCATCTCGGGTCGACTGCCCGGTGCCCTGGGACAGGCGTCGACCACCGCACCCGCCCGGCCAGGCCGTATCTGGGCCGATCTCCTCCACCTCAGCTACAACATGTGGTGCGACTGGGATTCACCCGCCTGGAAGGGGCTCTATGGTGCATACCGGCCGGAGCTTCGCTTCGACGAGACTCTGTGGAATGACCTGCTGAAACGGATGGTCGACGCCGGCCTGAACATGGTGGTCATCGACCTGGGCGACGGGGTGCAGTACCGAAGCCATCCCGAAATCGCGGTCAGAGGCGCCTGGCCAATCGAGAAGCTCAGGACTGAGTTGGCTCGACTGCGTAGGATGGGGCTTGAGCCGATCCCGAAGATGAATTTCTCGGCCACCCACGATGCCTGGTTGGGCAAGTACGCCCGCGCCGTCTCAACCGATGCCTACTACACAGTCTGCCGAGACCTCATCATCGAGGCCATCGAGCTGTTCGACAAGCCGCGGTTCTTCCACCTGGGCATGGACGAGGAGACCGCCGAACACCAGCGCGAGTACCAGTACGCCGTCATCCGCCAGCACGATCTTTGGTGGCACGATTTCCTGTTCTACGTTGAGCAGATCGAGCGGGCTGGCTCGCGGGCCTGGATCTGGTCGGATTATCTGTGGAAGCACGCCGAGCCGTTCTTTAGGAAGATGCCCAGGAGTGTCCTTCAGTCCAATTGGTACTACGGCGACAAGTTCGAGAACGACGTGACCGCCGCCAAGGCATACCTCGATCTTGAGAAGCACGGCTACGAGCAAGTGCCAACAGGAAGCAATTGGTCGAGCTCCAACAACTTCCGCCTCACCGTGGACTACTGCTCCAAGCACATCGCCAGGGAACGCCTCCTCGGCTTCCTCCAGACCGCCTGGCACCCGACGCTCGAAGTCTGCCGAAGAAGGCATGAAGAGGCGATCGATCAGGTTCGTGCGGCGAAGGCGGCCGGAAGATGACAATGAGGCCGTAAGGCACAGATCCGCGACCCGGCCGAGCGACGCAGTGACAATGGACGCCGCTCACGGGCATTTCGGTGACCGATCCGAACGGGCAGCCTGTCAACCGCGCCAAGCTCATGACGTCTCAGCCATTGGATCTCGGCGAGTGGTTCGTGCTCGGCTTCGTCGCCTGCCTGGCCACGCTCGGCGAGGGGGGCTTTCATGGGGGTGGAGGAGGTGGCGGTGGCGGCGGTAATGGACCGGGCACTTGGCCGGGGCAGGGGGCCGGGACGACAGACGAAATCAGGCAGCGGTTTTCCACGAACCTGATGGAGGTCATCGGTGTCGGCCTGGCGGTCATCGCCGTAATCCTGGTCACAGGGTTCCGGGTAATACAGGTCAGCGGTCTCTCCTGTGTCGGTTCTCGGCGTTTCGGCTTACGGCCTCCACGTTCATCCATACACAAACACGTACGTCGCCAGCAGTGCCAGCCCGTCCCATGGAGCTTCCGGAGCGGTGCTCTTGACGCAGGCATCGCTGAGGTAGCCGATCAGCCAGTATCGCTCGGCATGGGTCGGAGCGACGGCGGTGAGGAACTCGATGGCGTGTCCCTCGTCTCCATGGTACCGGTAACGAAGACGCAGGAACTGGAAGGCCAGTCGCTGCAGGGACCTGAAGACCTCTTGCCACTCCTCGGCCTCGGCTTGTTCGAGGAGCCGTTCGACCTCGGCGTCGGTCTGGAGGAGCAGTCTCCTGCGATCGGCTCGAGAGATCGGCCCGCTCGGCAGCGTGACGCGGACGAACAGCCGGGCCTGGCGGCGGATCTTGCGGGCCAGCTTGGCGAAGCCGCTACCTCGCCAGTGCCGGTCCTGCCGCCAGAGCATCTGGAAGTCACCGCTGCCGCCGAGGAGATCCGCCAGTGCGACGAGCATCTGGGAGCGAACGGTGGTATTGCCCGAATGAAGGGCCAGCTCGATCATCTCGTGAACCGCACCCAGTTCCTTCAGATTGGACAAGGCTGCCGCCGCGGCCGCGAGAACCTCGGCATCGTGCTCGCCGGCGAGCAGGCTGCGCAGTTCTCCGGCTGCGGCCGTGTCCTCCGAGCGGCCCAGGGCCTCGACTGCCGCCCGGCGGACCCGGCCGTCCGGATCGTGCAGGGCTCGCTTGAGCAGGACGGTACGATCCTCGATCTCCGCCTGACTGATGGCTTCGATCGACTGGGCCCGAACTGACGCGTCCGGTTCGTGGAGATACCACCGGAGCATGTCCAGGGCTTCGGGGGTACCCAGCCGGCCGAGGGCGAGCAAGGCTTCCCGCCGAATGGCCAGATCTGGGTCGTCCAGCGCGCCCACGATTTCGGGTAGCATCATGTTCCCGTCACGCGGACTGATCCGTCGCAGGGCTCGCACCGCTCGCGAGACGCTCGACGCTGAACCCAGCACACTGATGTTCCAGGTGATCCGCCACAGGTCGCCGGAGATCAGCCGGCCCAACCACGGGCGGACGGCCGTACCCATCGGATCGGGAATGCGGGCCATAAGAGGGATGGTGAGAAAGACTCCGGCGAAAGTGATTATCAGCAATACGTGCATGTAGCACACCGGCTGGCCGCTGGGCAGCTTGAACCATGGAACGACGCGACAGATGTCCGCTAGCCAGCCAGCCAGCAGCGGCCCGAACGCGCTGGCAACGGCCGTCACCGCCTGGAACATGCCCATGTAGAACTCATGCTGCCGGCTTGGCGCCATGGACAGGGCCAGGTTCTGAACCGCCACGGTCTGGCCGCCGAACAGCACTCCGTATGCCGCAGCATTGACCAGCGCGATCCACGTGTAGTTCTCCTCGTTGATGAAGAAGTAGGTGACGTGAGTCAACAGCCCCAATGAACTCAGCAGCCAGACCGTGCGGTGTCCGATCTTGTCCGCAAGTCGACCCCATTGGCTGGCAGCCAGGGCAGTACCCACCGCGTACACGACCCAGACGGCCGAAACCAGCCACAACGCCGCATGACCGCCCAACCAGACGCCGTCCACTTCTTCGCCACGGAGGAACAGCGGCAGGAACACGATGGGCACGTTGTAGAAGAATAGATAAATGCCCTGAGCGATCAGGACGCTGCGAAACGGCTTGTCCCGCAGCGGTGCGAGATACTCGTCGGCCAGCTTTCGCAGGGTGCGACGTTCCGGCGGCGGCCGGACCGGTTCGGGCACCGCGCAGAACAACAGCGGGTCGAGCACCGCCAATGCGGCCATGACCATGAAGACGGCGAAGTACATATGGCGAACGGCCGCTTCACCGCTGGTTCGATCCACGAGGGCGCCGGCCGCGATGGTCACCACCGACTGGCCGAGCAACATCCACCGGTATCGGCGTCCGAAGAAGGTCCCCCGGATCGCGTCCGGGATGAGGTCGGCCATCCAGGACCAGTAACCGGGCGAGGTGAAGACGCTCCCGCCCTGAACCAGGAGCAAGCCAACCATGAATACCCAGATCAGGGTGGTATGCCACTCGCGGTAGCCGGCCAGCAGGGCCACGGCCGCCGAGCCGAACATGCACGAGCGGGCCAAGGCGGTGATGATGATCCAGGTTGCCCGGCGGCGCTGGAGCCGGCAGAAGACGGCCGCCCCGGGCAGTGATGCGGCCGTCGCCAGACTTACCAGGGTGAGGTTCATTCCAATCAGGGTCTTGCTCGCCCCGAGCTGTTCGGCCATGAAGACCGCGGTAATGCCTGCCGTCGGCCACAACACCGCGATCGACATCATGATCGAAGTGCCGCCGAGGATGTTGATGGTCATGGCCCGGGCCAGGCGCAGCGGTCCGATCGGCCGTCCGGCATAGTCTGTCGGCCGTTGAGGCAAGGGGTCCAGCAGTTTGTTGGGCGGGTCTGTACCTCCCATGAGTCAGCGATTCTAGAGAAAAGCACGGTGGGAGCAAGCCAGGCGAGGAAACAAGGCTGGCGGACAAGTAGTTGGGGAGGGAGCATCGGCCGTCGGGCGGCACGCCCCGTGAAGACGGCGTGTTCTGCGGTTGTTCGGGTGCGGTAGTAGAATGCCCTCGCCTTCGGATGGCAGCAGCCGCTGCCCCATTCTCAGAAGGCGAGGATGTCGAATGATCTCTGTCGCGATGCTCATTGTACTCCTGTTCGTCATCCTCGCGGCCCCAGGCGTGCTGGTGGGGGTTCGTCTCCCGGGGTGGCGACCTTGTCTGCGTCGGTGGCATGGGGATAGAGTATGCCCGGGTGGATGGCCGCTCGTGCATGGACGCGGTCGGTTCTCGATCCAGAGTTGCGTGAACGCGAGGTGCGGAACATGAATAACCATACACAACCGTGCAGTAGTGCTGCGGAAGCCTCTCCTCGTTCGGCGGACTGCTGCACAGGGATGTGCCGCCGTGACGTGCTGAAGGTGGCCGGTCTGGCCATGGCAAACGCGGCCATATCGGGGATGCCGGTCATGGCTGGTCCGTTTGAAGCGTCCGACTTTGAGAGACTCGTTCCGGCCGACAAGAAGCTCCATCCCGATTGGGTGAAGTCGCTTTTCGCCCGCGGGTCGCAGGCGGTGTATCGCGGCGCCGATCTGGAGAAGATTGGCATGCCCGTCGGCGGGATCTGTACGGGCCAGCTTTACCTCGGAGGCGATGGCCGGCTCTGGCACTGGGATATCTTCAACGAAGTGACCGGCACGGGGGCCGAACACTACGCACAGCCAATGGCTCCCTCCTCACCTCTGGAGCACGGCTTCGCCCTCCGCATCACTTCGGGCGGTCTATCGCGGGTCCGCACGTTGGACCGCGCTGGCTGGAAGGACGTCTCGTTTCTTGGAGAGTACCCCGTAGGTCATGTCGAGTACCGGGATGATAGCTCGGCCGTGGCCGTGTCGCTCGACGCGTTCTCGCCCTTCATTCCGCTCAACGCCGACGATTCCGCATTGCCTGCCACGGTGATGCGTTTCACCATCAAGAACAGCGGTGCGGAGAAGGTCAATGTGGAGCTGGCCGGCTGGCTCGAAAACGCAGTTGGCCTGCGTAGCGAACAATCGTTTGCAGGCGTGCGGCGCAATCGGATCGTTCGCCTGGGTGGACTCACCTGTCTCGAGTGCGACATGGAGCCGCTAGCCGAGAAGCCGTCGGCGTCGAGGAGGCCGGATCTCGTTTTCGAGGATTTCGAGCGGCAGACCTACGAAGGCTGGACCGCCACCGGCACCGCCTTCGGTCCCGGCCCGATCGAGAAGAGCAAGATGCCTGTTTACCAGGGCGACGTCGGCTCGAAGGGCGAGCGCCTGGTCAACACGCACAACACGCGCAACGGCGAGGAAGTCGGTGCGGGCGACGCTCATGTCGGCACGCTGACCAGCAAGCCATTCACCATCGAGCGCGACTTCATCTCGTTCCTGATCGGCGGCGGAGCCCACAAAGGCAAGACCTGCATCAACTTGTTGATCGACGACAAAGTGGTGCGCACTCTGACCGGCTGGAACGACAATCGCATGAATCCCGGCGGCTGGGACATCCGGCCATGGGCGGGCAAGACGGCCAGGCTGCAGATCGTGGACAACGAGAAGGGCGGCTGGGGCAATATCGGCATCGATCAGATCGTGTTCACCGATACGCCGCAGGGCCCGGGCGGCAAGCTAAGCGACCAGCCCGATTTCGGCACGATGGGGCTAGCCCTGCTCGAACCTCAAGCCAGCGACCTCGCGACGGCCGTCACACCAGAACGCAACGGCGACGCCGCGCTGTTCCCGGATCGAACTGCCGCATCCGACGCTTCGCCGGCCTCCACTTCGGCCGGTAAACTGATCGGCGCCCTCGGCCGTACCCTGAGCCTCGCTCCGCAGGCGTCCGCCAC contains the following coding sequences:
- the flhB gene encoding flagellar biosynthesis protein FlhB, which gives rise to MADTLQDKTEPATPRRREEARERGQVARSSDFTSAVVLLGAIVVLYVSRDTITGRLLAVLRLCLDPDDTSAVDSAQMVPMLMIAGRAVAEILAPLMLAVTIIALVISFGQVGVVFSWETIKPGLDKMNPLAGLKRMFSARSFVHLLMGLAKMCVLVGVAYYTLRGKLNSLAEAALLSHLALAQMTIDLVFTLGLRLAMALLVLAIIDLVYQKWKLEKDLRMTKEEVREELRRMDGDPHIKRRRRELQMQLAMRRIRAAVPKADVVVTNPTHFAVALQYDSETMSAPTVTAKGADHLAQLIRTLAIEHGVPIVERPPLARALYQSVEVGQEIPAQFYRTVAEVLAYVYELAGQSDRRRPTTAAPAGVSLN
- the flhA gene encoding flagellar biosynthesis protein FlhA, which gives rise to MQSKPFKWLEGNRAMLLPLGATLLIFVLLVPLPTQMLDVLLAGNITLAAIIMLTVMYLRHPLELSSFPSLLLATTLFRLVLNVATTRLILSNGQSGMDAAGQVVRVFGNFVTAGNLTVGVIIFTILTVIQFAVITKGATRIAEVAARFTLDGMPGKQMAIDADLNAGIIDEKEARRRREEIAAEADFYGAMDGASKFVRGDAVAGLIITLVNIIGGLYVGMVEHGMLVIDCIRVYTTLTIGDGLVAAIPAFLISISAGMLVTRSSARSNLGEDLLSQLTARPVALVLAAVFLGFLSLTPLPKIPLIALAAGCGGVAFFLTTTRATAAADAAIKAKEEARKPERVESLLTIDPMELEVGYGLIRIVDRKQGGDLLDRITNIRRQTATELGIVVPPIRVRDHLRLEPNRYVVKLRGVEVARGECMPGYLLAIDNGQVSVPVPGLETREPAFGLPALWINEDHKADAEQRNYTVVPPSSVLATHLKEIIKRYADELLTREQTHRLLDTLKEKSPKAVEDVIPEVVKVGEVQRVLQNLLRERVPVRDLETILETMAEWAPRTKDTDILSEYARNALARTICQMYKDDKNMVRVVTLDPKLEDLVGAHIERSERGAFLNLPPETQNRLVRAIRDRVEQSTPSAGGQTVAVLCSPQIRMWVRRLIEPSLQHVPVLAYNEIVRGIEVQSLGLVVLNDGA
- the flhF gene encoding flagellar biosynthesis protein FlhF encodes the protein MELKTYQAHSMAEALEKVKRELGPDAVILNTRTIRRGGVLGVGARDVIEITASRDRNALPAVERRAMAYRAASAAGRPSPAAEPLRSASSRPSLQPPSSQPLVQKDLSAEEGLGDRGSTQVSAFTSGLRDEMREIRGMVSELLNRPTVAAPAAPAVPAEFQDYYTRLLQNAVAEELAREVIAKARERLDDCRTRILSGVAARLDHAQAEEKVAAKLNELIPAVLSECIERMLPAAEPVTGEAGDPPKVMALVGPTGVGKTTTIAKLAAQFRLREHKTVGLITIDTYRIAAVDQLKAYADIMSLPLEVVFTPEELGAAIVKLRHCDLILIDTSGRSHRDLQRLGELRAFLDAARRAAEPSRKPRGQAARLKHATGDTPKRGSGRGAASAKKRLEVHLLLSCTCHQDQLLQVAERFAALDVDRVVFTKLDEAVGLGVILNVASRLKWRMSYLTTGQEVPDDIEIGHRRRIAEMLLRPESDATAEGRSSSTQAGIASVDQLA
- a CDS encoding MinD/ParA family protein, whose amino-acid sequence is MFRHEGGSGRLDQASRLRRMMTVPEATASPDHPAAHVIAVVSGKGGVGKTFISANLAIALSARGHRVVLFDLDMGLANTDIILGVEAAVTWPEVLGGRRSPGEVIIQGPGDIAFVPGASGMANIANLSEFERHQLLAVMEEIESRYHVCILDCGAGISRNVVTLAASADTLLVVTTPEPTAVTDAYATIKAFAQERQRAADSGMGGSMGVIVNQALSRREGRDTYERLAGVAARFLHVPVTDYGYILVDEHVPAAVRQRRPVLLDYPRCAASSCIMATAGRLSRELGRPEARQSLFYRVISLFI
- a CDS encoding FliA/WhiG family RNA polymerase sigma factor; its protein translation is MADLDTDIQQVWLDYKQSGDRRLRNMLMEHYLPLVRYTAERVATKLPSEVDTDDLVSAGTFGLLDAIEAFDLSRGVKFETYCSARIRGAILDELRTMDWVPRLVRSRAHRLEVATKALRAELGRLPSDDEVAHRLGLSKAEFHKLMRDANAVSLVSLSRKYHDEDSTRELQEIDVLEDRQSEDPFNELQKRDMRDVIMSGLSRIERLIVVLYYYEQMTMKEIGSTLDLSESRVSQLHSSILSRLTHQLIRKS
- a CDS encoding Tat pathway signal protein, with amino-acid sequence MQPTVQRRDLLKAGAAAAMAAAISGRLPGALGQASTTAPARPGRIWADLLHLSYNMWCDWDSPAWKGLYGAYRPELRFDETLWNDLLKRMVDAGLNMVVIDLGDGVQYRSHPEIAVRGAWPIEKLRTELARLRRMGLEPIPKMNFSATHDAWLGKYARAVSTDAYYTVCRDLIIEAIELFDKPRFFHLGMDEETAEHQREYQYAVIRQHDLWWHDFLFYVEQIERAGSRAWIWSDYLWKHAEPFFRKMPRSVLQSNWYYGDKFENDVTAAKAYLDLEKHGYEQVPTGSNWSSSNNFRLTVDYCSKHIARERLLGFLQTAWHPTLEVCRRRHEEAIDQVRAAKAAGR